Part of the Woronichinia naegeliana WA131 genome, AGCATTAACTACCCTAAGAATCATAAAAAGTATTGAAAGCAACAATCGACAATATTATCGATCAACAGACCCCATAATTACGTCAATACTTCCCAAAATTGCCATAATATCTGCAACTTTCATTCCTTTTAATAAATGGGGGAGAATCTGTAAATTGTTAAAATCAGGGGCGCGAATTTTAAAACGCCAGGGGAAGACATCATCATTACCAATAATAAAGACTCCTAACTCCCCTTTGCCGCTTTCTAAACGGACATAATGCTCACCCTTGGGAATTTTGAAGGTAGGCGCGACTTTTTTGGCAATGTATTGGTATTGGAAATCATTCCATTCCGATTTTTTACCTTCCTGTAAGCGTTTTGCCTCCAAATTTTCGTAGGGCCCGCCTGGAATACCCTTGAGAGCTTGATAAATAATCTTGATCGACTCGCGCATTTCCCGTATCCGAACTAAATAACGAGCATAACAATCTCCGGCTGTTTCATATTGAACATCCCAATCAAAGTCGTCATAGCATTCATAGCGATCGACCTTGCGTAAATCCCATTTCACCCCTGAGCCGCGTAACATTGGGCCCGATAGTCCCCAGTTGATCGCTTCATCTCTGGTGATGGTGCCAATTCCTTCTACTCGACGACGGAAAATGGGGTTATTGGTAATTAACTTTTCGTATTCATCTACTTTAGGTAGGAAATAATCACAGAAATCTTGGCATTTATCAATCCAACCGTAGGGTAAGTCCACGGATACCCCACCAATCCGAAAATAGTTGTTATTGATCAAGCGCATTCCTGAAGCAGCTTCCCACAGATCATAGATCATTTCCCGTTCACGGAAAATATAGAAGAATGGGGTTTGCGCTCCCACATCAGCCAAAAAGGGGCCAAGCCAGAGTAGGTGGTTGGCAATGCGATTCAATTCCAACATGATTACCCGAATATACTGGGCACGTTTGGGAACCTCAATATCCGCTAACTTTTCGGGTGCATTAACGGTGATCGCTTCATTGAACATTCCCGCCGCGTAATCCCAACGACTGACGTAGGGGACGTACATTATACTGGTGCGATTTTCCGCGATCTTTTCCATGCCCCGATGTAGATAACCAATGACAGGTTCACAGTCAACCACATCTTCCCCATCCAAGGTGACAATGAGACGCAAAACGCCGTGCATTGAGGGATGGTGAGGCCCCATGTTCAGGATCATGGGTTCGGTTCTGGTTTCAATTTTGGACATACTAAGGGCAATTACCGCCTCAAGGACTTTCGACTTACCACACAGATCATAGAATATGCTCAGACCTTAAGCAAGGTTAGGCTCGGAGAGTACTGTTCTGAATCTATGGATTAAGTTAAGTCATAATGAATAGACTGACTACGTTCTAGAAATACGATCCGCTGGTCTAGAACATCACCTCTTTTTTCTGGCTTTATTGCTGTTATGTTATCAACGCTTCCTCACACCTCTAGTCTTAACCTGAGTCAAATTCGTCTAGAAATTCGGGCAATGCAAGCTCGCTTAAGTCAATGGCGACGACAGTTCCATCAATATCCTGAATTGGGTTTTCAAGAACATCTGACCGCAGACTTCATTTCCCAGAGATTAACGGAGATGGGAATTACTCATCAAACAGGAGTTGCTCAGACGGGGATTGTCGCCATGATTGAGAGTGATTTTCCGGGGCCTGTTTTAGCGATTCGTGCTGATATCGATGCCTTACCTGTTACTGAAAAAAATGACGTTCCCTATCGTTCTCAGCATTTAGGTCGGATGCACGCTTGTGGCCATGATGGCCATGCCGCGATCGCCCTGGGCACAGCCCAATATCTCTGCCAACACCGTCAAGACTTTAAGGGAAC contains:
- a CDS encoding NAD(P)H-quinone oxidoreductase subunit H; translation: MSKIETRTEPMILNMGPHHPSMHGVLRLIVTLDGEDVVDCEPVIGYLHRGMEKIAENRTSIMYVPYVSRWDYAAGMFNEAITVNAPEKLADIEVPKRAQYIRVIMLELNRIANHLLWLGPFLADVGAQTPFFYIFREREMIYDLWEAASGMRLINNNYFRIGGVSVDLPYGWIDKCQDFCDYFLPKVDEYEKLITNNPIFRRRVEGIGTITRDEAINWGLSGPMLRGSGVKWDLRKVDRYECYDDFDWDVQYETAGDCYARYLVRIREMRESIKIIYQALKGIPGGPYENLEAKRLQEGKKSEWNDFQYQYIAKKVAPTFKIPKGEHYVRLESGKGELGVFIIGNDDVFPWRFKIRAPDFNNLQILPHLLKGMKVADIMAILGSIDVIMGSVDR